A genome region from Cytophagia bacterium CHB2 includes the following:
- a CDS encoding zinc ribbon domain-containing protein, with product MPDESSNPARMNWLWLWFGFYILSGLIFGGLSGYVAVSKGLPPHLYFFIGFFLSVAGYLYVLTRASSVAQNVPAGLTKVPETYAPAPCEKCGYANHPAAKTCAGCGTRLHPALASDMDRLG from the coding sequence ATGCCCGACGAAAGTTCCAATCCGGCAAGAATGAATTGGCTGTGGTTGTGGTTTGGATTTTACATCTTGAGTGGGCTTATTTTCGGCGGCCTGAGCGGCTATGTTGCGGTCAGCAAGGGGTTGCCGCCGCACCTGTATTTCTTTATCGGTTTTTTCCTAAGCGTTGCGGGCTATCTTTACGTTTTAACCCGGGCCAGCAGCGTCGCCCAGAATGTGCCCGCTGGATTGACAAAAGTGCCGGAAACCTACGCTCCGGCGCCGTGCGAAAAATGCGGTTATGCCAATCACCCTGCGGCCAAAACGTGCGCCGGTTGCGGGACGCGCCTGCATCCCGCGCTTGCATCCGACATGGATCGTCTCGGTTAA
- a CDS encoding GNAT family N-acetyltransferase: protein MKINFRKASSADEDCVLTFMRAYYELDHLTLDEERARSALKKILHDASVGQIWLIQDKTETVGYMVLTLGFSLEYHGRDAFLDEIYIKESHRGKGIGQQALAFIEEQCRLLGVHALHLEVDRTNAHAQKSYRKFGFVDHDRYLMTKQIAGRDSK, encoded by the coding sequence ATGAAGATCAATTTCAGAAAGGCCTCAAGCGCAGATGAAGATTGCGTGCTGACATTCATGCGCGCGTATTATGAACTTGACCATTTGACTTTGGATGAAGAACGCGCTCGCTCAGCATTGAAAAAAATATTACACGATGCTTCCGTGGGCCAGATTTGGCTCATTCAAGATAAAACCGAAACTGTGGGTTATATGGTATTGACGTTGGGATTCAGCCTGGAATATCATGGTCGCGACGCCTTTCTCGATGAGATTTACATCAAAGAGAGCCATCGCGGCAAGGGCATCGGCCAGCAGGCGCTGGCATTTATTGAAGAGCAATGCCGGTTGCTGGGCGTGCACGCCTTGCATCTTGAAGTCGACCGCACGAATGCCCATGCGCAAAAATCCTACCGCAAATTCGGTTTCGTCGATCATGATCGTTACCTCATGACGAAACAGATTGCCGGCAGGGATTCGAAGTGA